A single region of the Mycobacterium lentiflavum genome encodes:
- a CDS encoding alpha/beta hydrolase has product MADIILIHGLWLSHRSWLPWIEHFAAAGHDAIAPCWPGEAQTLAATRENPGAQNGMGIAELTAHFADIADSFDTPPIAIGHSCGGLIAQRLLGENKLAAAVAIDPAPIKGVRTLPFEQLRSAFPVLGNPLNRWRTKALTRAQFQYGFGNALAQAESDELWEQWSIPSPGKPLFEGAFAGLSPNSPAKVDTANNSRGPLLITAGTLDHTVPLVSARAAYNRYSKSSATTDFHQFDGRGHSLTIDHGWRAVADTILTWLVSRTAWGVRR; this is encoded by the coding sequence ATGGCAGACATCATCCTGATTCATGGACTGTGGCTTTCACACAGGTCGTGGCTGCCCTGGATCGAACACTTCGCAGCCGCTGGGCACGATGCCATTGCACCGTGCTGGCCCGGTGAAGCCCAGACCCTCGCCGCGACGCGGGAGAACCCAGGCGCCCAAAACGGCATGGGCATCGCCGAGCTCACCGCCCACTTCGCCGACATCGCCGACTCATTCGACACACCCCCAATAGCCATCGGACATTCCTGCGGCGGGTTGATCGCTCAACGACTGCTTGGAGAGAACAAGCTAGCCGCCGCGGTAGCGATCGACCCTGCGCCGATCAAGGGCGTCAGAACACTGCCTTTTGAACAACTCCGCTCGGCCTTCCCGGTATTGGGTAATCCACTTAATCGCTGGCGCACAAAAGCCCTCACCCGGGCGCAGTTCCAGTACGGCTTCGGAAATGCCTTAGCCCAAGCCGAATCCGACGAGCTTTGGGAGCAATGGTCGATTCCCTCACCCGGTAAGCCGTTATTCGAAGGAGCATTTGCCGGCCTCTCACCGAACTCGCCCGCAAAGGTCGACACCGCCAACAACTCCCGTGGGCCACTCCTGATCACCGCAGGCACACTGGACCACACGGTGCCGCTGGTCAGCGCTCGAGCTGCGTACAACCGCTACTCAAAATCGTCTGCTACCACCGACTTCCACCAATTCGACGGGCGTGGGCATTCCCTGACGATCGACCACGGCTGGCGCGCCGTCGCCGACACAATACTGACCTGGCTTGTCAGCCGAACCGCCTGGGGCGTTCGCCGATAG
- a CDS encoding cupin domain-containing protein, translating into MSAAFRRVVTGHDEAGSAVIVSDGPPTHVVQVGGTIGPTFYEVWNTRRTPAVIDRQSREPEDDGLVLAPPKGGTRIRVIDFPPEDYDIRHLSEADARAGFRAMGGADASTPGARHPLMHRTETVDYGIVLQGEITLITDVDETTIRAGDIVIQRGTNHAWANRSERNCRVVFVLIDGEFTDGL; encoded by the coding sequence ATGTCGGCAGCATTCCGGCGGGTCGTCACCGGCCATGACGAAGCAGGCAGCGCGGTCATCGTCTCCGATGGGCCACCGACGCATGTGGTGCAGGTGGGCGGAACAATCGGTCCGACGTTCTATGAGGTATGGAATACCCGCCGAACCCCGGCGGTGATTGATCGGCAGTCGCGCGAACCCGAGGACGATGGTCTGGTGCTGGCTCCTCCGAAGGGAGGCACCAGGATTCGGGTTATCGACTTCCCACCCGAAGATTATGACATCCGACACCTCAGCGAGGCCGACGCGCGCGCGGGATTCAGAGCCATGGGGGGAGCCGACGCGTCGACACCGGGCGCCCGGCACCCGTTGATGCATCGCACGGAAACCGTCGACTACGGGATCGTGCTGCAGGGGGAAATCACGTTGATCACCGACGTGGACGAAACGACGATCCGCGCCGGCGACATCGTCATCCAGCGCGGCACGAACCACGCCTGGGCCAACAGGTCTGAGCGCAACTGCCGTGTCGTGTTCGTCCTGATCGACGGTGAATTCACCGATGGTCTCTGA
- a CDS encoding carboxymuconolactone decarboxylase family protein, translating to MRLPPLLPEDLNPELREVHDTIVDLVARSMPRVVSLDQQAALVGPYPAMLHFPTFGVPALRFLAAIGSQAQLPKTVRETTILTVGAVFNARYELYAHEIMGEVAGLSPAQIATLAAGNRPADLSDDDAIAHDIARTLATGHILPDSTYRRAVAAFGRDGVGELVFLVGGYCLISMVLNCFDVPVPGVDQ from the coding sequence ATGCGATTACCCCCGTTGCTGCCCGAAGACCTTAATCCCGAACTCCGCGAGGTGCACGACACCATCGTCGACCTGGTGGCGCGGAGCATGCCCCGTGTCGTTTCGCTCGACCAGCAGGCTGCGTTGGTCGGCCCGTACCCGGCCATGCTTCATTTCCCGACGTTCGGAGTTCCTGCGCTGCGCTTCCTGGCCGCGATCGGCTCGCAAGCGCAGTTGCCGAAAACGGTGCGCGAGACCACAATCCTGACTGTCGGAGCGGTATTCAATGCCCGCTATGAACTCTATGCCCACGAAATCATGGGGGAAGTCGCCGGCTTATCACCTGCGCAGATCGCGACGCTCGCTGCAGGAAATCGTCCCGCCGATCTGAGCGACGACGATGCGATCGCTCACGACATCGCCCGCACCTTGGCCACCGGTCACATCCTGCCCGACTCCACCTATCGCCGAGCAGTGGCAGCGTTCGGGCGCGACGGAGTCGGCGAGCTGGTGTTTCTGGTCGGCGGGTATTGCCTAATTTCGATGGTGCTCAACTGTTTTGACGTGCCGGTACCGGGTGTTGATCAATGA
- a CDS encoding IS1380 family transposase, producing MKGSAAVSRVKVSADGHGVVSHAGMGLLRELADLTGLSSQVTASLADTYQGPWVYAPGAVFADLAAAVADGADCIDGIGQLCRDREHVFGAAASTTTMWRLVDQRVDAAHLAGVRAARAAARAAAWAAGANPPPGKWLHIDIDATLVIDHSDNKESAASTWKKSFGHHPLLAFLDRPEIAGGEALAGLLRKGNAGSNTAADHVTVLEQALASLPADWRHGPHNPEAPKVVVRSDSAGATHAFANACRDHDAGFSFGFPVDARVQDAVDTLNLGNAWYPAIEATGDIRDGAWVAEATDLVNLSAWPAGTRLVLRKERPHPGAQLRFTDADGMRVTAFITDTPPGVIPGQLAGLELRHRQHARVEDRIREGKATGLANLPCHGFDANAAWLEIVLTANDLVTWAKLLGFADQPKIARCEIATFRYRVLHVAARITRGARQLRLRIDSTWRWATTITNAWHRIRAAFP from the coding sequence GTGAAGGGTAGCGCAGCGGTTTCTCGGGTGAAAGTGTCGGCGGACGGGCACGGCGTGGTGTCGCATGCGGGGATGGGGTTGTTGCGTGAGTTGGCCGACCTGACCGGGTTGTCGTCGCAGGTCACGGCCTCATTAGCCGATACGTACCAGGGCCCATGGGTCTACGCACCGGGTGCGGTGTTCGCTGATTTGGCGGCGGCGGTGGCCGACGGCGCGGACTGTATCGACGGGATCGGGCAACTCTGCAGGGACCGCGAGCATGTATTCGGTGCGGCGGCCTCGACGACCACCATGTGGCGCCTGGTTGACCAGCGCGTCGATGCGGCGCACCTGGCGGGAGTGCGCGCTGCCCGCGCGGCGGCCAGAGCGGCGGCCTGGGCCGCAGGAGCCAACCCGCCACCTGGCAAGTGGCTGCATATCGATATTGACGCCACGTTGGTCATCGACCACTCCGACAACAAGGAGAGCGCGGCTTCTACCTGGAAAAAGTCGTTCGGACACCACCCGTTGTTAGCGTTTCTGGACCGCCCAGAGATCGCCGGCGGTGAGGCGCTGGCCGGGCTGCTGCGCAAAGGCAACGCGGGCAGCAACACTGCGGCCGACCACGTCACGGTCCTTGAGCAGGCATTGGCGTCGCTGCCGGCCGATTGGCGTCACGGCCCGCACAATCCCGAGGCGCCCAAGGTCGTGGTGCGCTCGGACTCGGCCGGTGCCACCCATGCCTTCGCCAACGCCTGCCGCGATCACGACGCCGGATTCTCCTTCGGCTTCCCGGTCGATGCCCGCGTGCAGGATGCCGTGGACACCCTCAATCTCGGTAATGCCTGGTACCCGGCGATCGAGGCCACCGGCGACATCCGCGACGGGGCCTGGGTGGCCGAGGCCACCGACCTGGTCAACCTGTCCGCGTGGCCTGCCGGAACCCGGTTGGTCCTGCGCAAGGAGCGCCCGCACCCCGGCGCCCAGCTGCGGTTCACCGATGCCGACGGCATGCGGGTGACCGCTTTTATCACCGACACACCCCCAGGTGTCATCCCGGGGCAGTTGGCCGGACTCGAGCTGCGACACCGCCAACATGCCCGCGTCGAGGACCGCATCCGCGAAGGCAAGGCCACCGGGCTGGCCAACCTGCCCTGCCACGGCTTCGACGCGAACGCCGCCTGGCTGGAAATCGTCTTGACTGCAAACGATCTCGTGACCTGGGCGAAACTACTCGGGTTCGCCGACCAACCCAAGATCGCCCGCTGCGAGATCGCCACGTTCCGCTACCGTGTGCTACACGTTGCCGCCCGCATCACCCGCGGCGCCCGACAACTGCGGCTCCGCATCGACTCCACCTGGCGCTGGGCCACAACGATCACCAACGCCTGGCACCGCATCCGCGCAGCCTTCCCCTGA
- a CDS encoding glycosyltransferase: MQHFSYVPSFGVLGTYSPTPCGLATFSAALVNGLTARGADVNVVRIADGDVCENAHVTGELVNGSAASVAATAELLNQSDVAVIQHEYGIYGGPDGDEVVQIMAGLRVPSIVVVHTVLKNPTPQQLSVLESVMALADEVIVMSQVARQRLYAGFAVDQHKVTVIPHGAALPRTNGMQHPDRPTMLTWGLLGPGKGIERVIDAMASLTDLPNPPRYIIAGRTHPKVLAAQGERYREALVAQAKRLGVTDSVSFDAVYRTPEELTALLQAATVVVLPYDSKDQVTSGVLVDSVASGRPIVATAFPHAVELLSSGAGAVVAHDEPDALLAALRGVLTDPDAAESMAANARELAPSIAWPVVANTYLGVAQRLLANQSALT; the protein is encoded by the coding sequence ATGCAGCACTTCTCGTACGTGCCGAGCTTTGGCGTCCTCGGCACCTACTCGCCGACGCCATGCGGCCTGGCGACCTTCAGCGCTGCCCTGGTGAACGGACTCACAGCCAGAGGCGCCGACGTCAATGTCGTGCGCATCGCCGACGGTGACGTCTGTGAGAACGCCCACGTCACAGGCGAACTCGTCAACGGCTCGGCGGCGTCGGTCGCGGCAACCGCCGAGCTCCTCAACCAGAGCGACGTCGCCGTCATCCAGCACGAGTACGGCATCTATGGCGGTCCCGACGGAGACGAGGTCGTCCAGATCATGGCCGGATTGCGTGTCCCGTCGATCGTCGTCGTTCACACGGTGCTCAAAAATCCTACACCACAACAACTTTCGGTGCTCGAATCGGTGATGGCTTTGGCCGATGAAGTGATCGTGATGTCGCAGGTCGCCCGCCAACGCCTGTACGCGGGCTTCGCCGTCGACCAGCACAAGGTCACCGTCATCCCGCACGGCGCAGCACTCCCCAGGACCAATGGCATGCAGCATCCTGACCGGCCGACCATGTTGACCTGGGGTCTGCTGGGGCCGGGCAAGGGCATCGAGCGGGTCATCGACGCCATGGCTTCGCTGACGGACCTGCCCAATCCGCCCCGGTACATCATTGCCGGCCGCACTCACCCCAAGGTCCTCGCCGCGCAGGGGGAAAGATATCGCGAAGCACTTGTCGCGCAGGCGAAACGCCTCGGCGTCACCGATTCGGTTTCCTTCGACGCCGTGTACCGCACCCCCGAAGAGCTCACCGCGCTCCTGCAGGCGGCTACCGTTGTAGTCCTGCCCTACGACTCGAAGGACCAGGTTACCTCCGGTGTGCTGGTCGACTCCGTCGCGAGTGGCCGCCCGATCGTCGCAACCGCTTTCCCGCACGCGGTCGAGCTTCTCAGCAGCGGCGCGGGCGCCGTCGTCGCTCACGACGAACCCGACGCACTCCTCGCAGCGCTGCGAGGAGTGCTGACCGACCCGGACGCCGCCGAGTCCATGGCCGCTAATGCCCGCGAACTGGCCCCGAGCATCGCCTGGCCCGTCGTCGCCAACACCTACCTCGGCGTGGCGCAACGGCTGCTTGCTAACCAGTCCGCGCTGACGTGA
- a CDS encoding glycosyltransferase, which yields MTDTAPTPVFAHLLHMTDHRATFEHACMTEPRREHGYCTDDMARVLVVSTREPDAPGAVKGLTRKALQFLNDAQSYDGSCRNRMDHAGRWTDQPTTDDHWGRCIWGLGTAAGHSGVNLVRRMAVIQFERAAKGRSPWPRAMAFAAVGAAELLRFEPGNFAALRLLTDYAATVARPETTSDWPWPEPRLTYANAILPEAMIAAGVALDDPDLKQRGLDLLEWLLDYETVDGHLSPTAVGGRGPQDSLPAFDQQPIEVATLADACARAVAADPRALWPEGIRSAVAWFQGANDSGLVMWDTETGGGFDGLLAGCVNLNQGAESTLAVISTLQHAQRFSPVPQ from the coding sequence GTGACCGACACCGCTCCCACCCCGGTGTTCGCACACCTGCTGCACATGACGGACCATCGCGCCACCTTCGAGCACGCCTGCATGACCGAGCCCCGCCGTGAGCACGGATACTGCACCGACGACATGGCAAGAGTGCTCGTGGTCAGCACCCGCGAGCCCGACGCGCCGGGGGCCGTGAAGGGCCTCACCCGCAAGGCCCTGCAGTTCTTGAACGACGCCCAGTCCTACGACGGCTCCTGCCGCAACCGGATGGACCACGCCGGACGGTGGACGGACCAGCCCACCACCGACGACCACTGGGGCCGCTGCATCTGGGGGCTCGGCACCGCCGCCGGCCACAGCGGTGTCAATCTGGTGCGCCGAATGGCCGTGATTCAGTTCGAGCGCGCCGCCAAGGGCAGGTCACCGTGGCCGCGGGCGATGGCGTTCGCCGCCGTCGGCGCCGCCGAACTCCTCCGCTTCGAGCCCGGTAATTTTGCGGCCCTGCGACTCCTCACCGACTATGCCGCCACTGTCGCGAGACCCGAGACCACGTCCGACTGGCCATGGCCCGAGCCAAGGCTCACCTACGCGAATGCGATTCTCCCCGAGGCGATGATCGCTGCCGGCGTCGCGCTGGACGACCCGGACCTGAAACAGCGTGGCCTGGATCTGCTGGAATGGCTGCTCGACTACGAAACGGTTGACGGCCACCTGTCGCCCACCGCCGTGGGCGGCCGGGGACCGCAGGACAGCCTGCCCGCCTTCGACCAGCAGCCGATCGAGGTGGCCACTCTCGCCGATGCCTGCGCACGCGCCGTAGCCGCCGATCCGCGCGCCCTCTGGCCGGAAGGAATCCGGTCGGCCGTCGCCTGGTTCCAGGGCGCCAACGACTCCGGGTTGGTCATGTGGGACACGGAGACTGGCGGTGGCTTCGACGGATTGCTCGCCGGATGCGTCAACCTCAACCAGGGCGCCGAATCGACCCTTGCGGTGATCTCGACCCTGCAGCACGCACAGCGCTTTTCGCCGGTCCCACAATGA
- a CDS encoding glycoside hydrolase family 130 protein encodes MTLMRTGLVTRSPDRIAANSARVITRLFVPGQEGFELQESRAGVVLKRILALTDDDVRSSLDDIMTRFDGRHRDLVGTFRRHARELADRLDPDAHLSDARILLLGAAFTSEYAIEGAALCNPSIVAHPDQTDTAAGSLRFVMSVRGIGEGHRSSIGFRTGVVDAAGRATIDEPAHFATTGGVSDALLEAAVFRAELDCLGDAGEAANYVLDELGDRFTRSDLNARLDNLRAHLSTRGHGERTVALMHAIAARCYAIEFPSEVPVSERVLWPSMEAEQAGMEDARFVRFVDDDGSVTYYATYTAYSGSHISQQLLKTKDFRSFTSGPLVGKAAANKGLALFPRRIHGRYAAMSRSDRESNTVAFADHLAVWTSASPCQQPAEAWEALQLGNCGPPIETDAGWLVLTHGVGPMRTYRIGAILLDLDDPTRVLGRLRRPLLGPAHDEQNGYVPNVVYSCGALVHADTLVLPYGIADGAIGIATAQLPQLLDTIVQQSDRTR; translated from the coding sequence ATGACTTTGATGCGCACCGGGCTCGTCACCCGCAGCCCCGACCGCATTGCGGCCAACTCGGCGCGGGTGATCACCCGGCTCTTCGTCCCCGGCCAGGAGGGCTTCGAGCTTCAGGAGTCACGAGCAGGAGTGGTGCTCAAGCGCATTCTCGCGCTGACCGACGACGACGTTCGGTCGTCCCTGGACGACATCATGACCCGCTTCGACGGACGCCACCGTGACCTCGTGGGTACGTTCCGTCGGCACGCCCGCGAGCTCGCCGACCGCCTGGATCCCGATGCGCACCTCTCGGATGCGCGAATACTGTTGCTAGGAGCGGCCTTTACCAGCGAGTACGCCATCGAGGGGGCGGCGCTGTGCAATCCCAGCATTGTGGCCCACCCCGACCAGACCGACACCGCGGCAGGCAGCCTGAGATTCGTGATGAGCGTGCGGGGGATCGGGGAAGGACACCGCTCGTCAATCGGGTTCCGCACCGGTGTCGTCGACGCCGCGGGCCGGGCCACAATCGACGAGCCGGCTCACTTCGCCACTACCGGCGGCGTGTCGGACGCGCTGCTCGAGGCCGCGGTGTTCCGCGCCGAACTCGACTGCCTCGGCGATGCCGGGGAGGCCGCGAACTACGTCCTAGATGAGCTCGGCGACCGCTTCACGCGATCCGACCTCAACGCGCGACTCGACAATCTCCGGGCCCACCTGAGCACCCGCGGGCATGGGGAGCGCACCGTCGCCCTGATGCACGCTATCGCCGCTCGGTGCTATGCGATCGAATTCCCCAGCGAAGTACCGGTTTCCGAGCGCGTGCTGTGGCCGTCGATGGAGGCCGAGCAGGCCGGGATGGAAGACGCCCGCTTCGTTCGCTTCGTCGACGACGACGGCTCGGTCACCTACTACGCCACTTATACGGCCTATAGCGGGTCCCACATCAGCCAACAACTGCTCAAGACCAAGGACTTTCGGTCCTTCACGTCTGGGCCGCTCGTCGGGAAGGCCGCGGCCAACAAGGGTTTGGCATTGTTCCCCCGGCGAATACACGGTCGCTACGCCGCCATGTCACGATCGGACCGCGAGTCCAACACCGTCGCCTTCGCCGACCATCTTGCGGTCTGGACGAGCGCCTCGCCCTGCCAGCAACCGGCCGAGGCATGGGAAGCATTACAACTCGGAAATTGCGGCCCGCCAATCGAAACCGACGCTGGGTGGCTGGTGCTCACCCACGGCGTCGGACCCATGCGCACATATCGCATCGGCGCGATTCTGCTTGACCTCGACGACCCGACCCGGGTGCTCGGCCGGTTACGGCGCCCACTACTGGGCCCCGCTCACGACGAACAAAACGGCTACGTGCCCAACGTCGTCTACTCCTGCGGCGCGCTCGTTCACGCCGACACCCTGGTGCTCCCGTACGGGATTGCCGACGGCGCCATCGGCATTGCCACCGCGCAACTTCCGCAGCTGCTGGACACGATCGTTCAGCAGTCAGATCGCACGAGATGA
- a CDS encoding pyridoxamine 5'-phosphate oxidase family protein, translating to MALTGFHEGEVATQRRAGVERAAQRLENMLGAHGLSGGAAQFLATQRFAAITGRDREGVLWVSPLSGQPGFLRGAEDTVQISAVPREGDPLHRMPAGQQVGLIAIDFAARRRMRINGSLTESDGAGLLVHVDQAYGNCPQYIHRRDINVAAVTAPSETPQQTTSLSAVDRAIIQASNTFFLGTTHPSRGSDASHRGGPPGFVRVDSPNRLWWPDYPGNNMFNSFGNLAVDDEAALLFVDVATGASLQLSGSAEVEWTSPGADGDDGGVGRRVVFSVGSVVASGDLGT from the coding sequence GTGGCGTTAACGGGTTTCCATGAGGGTGAGGTTGCGACCCAACGTCGGGCCGGCGTCGAAAGGGCCGCACAACGCCTGGAAAACATGCTCGGCGCGCATGGCTTATCCGGGGGTGCTGCGCAATTCCTGGCAACGCAGCGGTTTGCCGCGATCACCGGACGTGACCGCGAGGGAGTGCTCTGGGTCTCCCCGTTGTCGGGGCAGCCGGGGTTCCTGCGCGGCGCCGAAGACACCGTGCAGATCTCGGCCGTTCCGCGCGAGGGCGATCCCCTGCACCGGATGCCGGCCGGCCAACAGGTGGGCCTGATCGCCATCGATTTCGCCGCCCGGCGCAGAATGCGCATCAACGGCAGCCTCACCGAAAGCGACGGCGCCGGCCTGCTGGTGCACGTCGACCAGGCGTACGGGAACTGTCCCCAATACATCCACCGCCGCGACATCAACGTCGCCGCCGTCACCGCCCCTTCCGAAACTCCACAGCAAACAACATCTTTGAGCGCAGTGGATCGAGCGATCATACAAGCCTCGAACACGTTCTTCCTCGGTACCACGCATCCTTCCCGGGGCAGTGATGCATCACATCGCGGAGGTCCGCCCGGATTTGTTCGGGTCGACTCCCCCAACAGGCTGTGGTGGCCGGATTACCCGGGCAACAACATGTTCAACAGCTTCGGCAACCTGGCGGTCGACGACGAGGCCGCGCTGTTGTTCGTTGACGTCGCCACCGGCGCCAGCCTGCAGCTGTCCGGCAGCGCCGAGGTGGAGTGGACCAGCCCCGGCGCCGACGGTGACGACGGCGGCGTGGGACGTCGCGTCGTATTCTCGGTCGGCTCAGTTGTCGCGTCGGGAGATCTGGGCACCTAG
- a CDS encoding PAS and ANTAR domain-containing protein: protein MTRRIVSRVDLRPAPRKADDPGDVDGLAALSPQGVGWFRFYFDDQRWEWSEQAQRLYGYEPGAVTPTTELLLSHQHPDDRDQVAATLDAITHTRGALTGRHRIIDTGGVVRWVIVVGDQFSDHHGKPIGTHGFYLDVTPTHHSMHSVEDTITARLGEIADKRAPIEHVKGMLMLVYNLDDNAAFELLSWLSQKSNVKLRVLAEKIGVSLRAAAPSAIVDRTIFDRALMTAHRLAD, encoded by the coding sequence ATGACCAGGCGAATCGTCAGTCGCGTCGACCTTCGTCCGGCGCCCCGAAAGGCTGATGACCCCGGCGACGTCGACGGGCTCGCCGCACTTTCTCCGCAGGGGGTGGGATGGTTCCGCTTCTACTTCGATGATCAACGCTGGGAGTGGTCTGAGCAGGCGCAACGGTTGTACGGGTATGAGCCGGGAGCCGTGACCCCGACGACAGAGCTACTGCTTTCGCATCAGCATCCGGATGACCGCGACCAAGTCGCCGCGACCCTCGACGCGATCACGCACACCCGTGGTGCATTGACCGGCCGGCACCGCATCATCGACACCGGCGGCGTGGTGCGCTGGGTGATCGTCGTCGGCGATCAGTTTTCGGATCACCACGGCAAACCGATCGGCACCCACGGCTTCTACCTCGACGTCACCCCCACGCATCATTCAATGCATTCAGTGGAGGACACGATCACCGCACGGTTGGGCGAGATTGCGGACAAACGTGCGCCGATCGAGCACGTCAAAGGCATGCTCATGCTCGTCTATAACCTCGACGACAACGCCGCGTTCGAGTTACTCAGTTGGCTGTCCCAGAAAAGCAACGTCAAATTGCGCGTCCTGGCCGAAAAAATCGGTGTTTCTTTGCGGGCAGCCGCGCCGAGCGCAATAGTCGATCGAACCATTTTCGACCGTGCACTGATGACCGCGCATCGTCTTGCCGATTAA
- a CDS encoding HpcH/HpaI aldolase/citrate lyase family protein — MAPTPRPRRSALYLPGNKDRAIEKGKSLPADVLIFDLEDAVGPDAKVGSRAKVCDALSSDGYRPREVVVRINGAGTDWHDDDLAAVAGSAADGVLVPKIETGKEVRRLADALDALDAPQSLQLWAMIETPRAILRAEEIAAASDRLTVLVVGTNDLVNDLHGLHVPGRAPVVPALALAVLGARAAGKAILDGVYNTIDDEAGFRAEAQQGREMGFDGKTLIHPSQVAPANELFGPSDKELADAREIVTAYEQAQAAGNSVITVNGRMIENLHVRDAQRILALADLISELESQ, encoded by the coding sequence ATGGCACCGACGCCGCGCCCGCGCCGATCCGCTCTGTATCTCCCCGGCAACAAAGATCGAGCAATCGAAAAGGGGAAATCGCTCCCCGCCGATGTGCTGATTTTCGATCTCGAGGATGCGGTCGGCCCCGACGCCAAAGTTGGTTCCAGAGCGAAGGTGTGCGACGCGCTCTCGTCAGACGGCTATCGACCTCGCGAGGTTGTGGTGCGTATCAACGGCGCGGGAACCGATTGGCACGACGACGATCTCGCCGCTGTCGCCGGTTCGGCCGCCGATGGGGTGCTCGTGCCGAAGATTGAGACCGGAAAAGAAGTCCGAAGGCTGGCCGATGCGCTCGATGCGCTCGATGCGCCGCAGTCTTTGCAGCTGTGGGCGATGATCGAAACGCCGCGAGCCATCCTGCGGGCGGAGGAGATCGCGGCTGCCAGCGATCGGTTGACCGTGCTGGTGGTCGGTACCAACGACCTGGTCAACGACCTGCATGGCCTGCATGTACCTGGACGTGCACCGGTGGTACCCGCGTTGGCGCTTGCCGTGTTGGGCGCGCGAGCGGCGGGCAAGGCCATCTTGGACGGCGTATACAACACCATCGACGACGAAGCGGGGTTCCGGGCCGAGGCACAGCAGGGCCGCGAGATGGGTTTCGACGGCAAGACCTTGATCCATCCGTCCCAGGTTGCCCCCGCCAACGAATTGTTTGGGCCCTCGGACAAAGAGCTGGCCGATGCTCGCGAGATCGTTACGGCGTACGAGCAGGCCCAGGCCGCGGGGAACAGCGTTATCACCGTGAACGGCCGCATGATCGAAAACCTGCACGTGCGTGACGCGCAGCGGATCCTCGCTCTGGCCGACCTCATCTCCGAACTGGAATCCCAATGA
- a CDS encoding SDR family oxidoreductase translates to MTVRPSPFRVDLLQGKAALVTGGATGLGLEIARVLGSHGARVAICSRKEPNLQAAVRTLREEGIEAVYGVCDVRSSDEVTVVVEDVLAAFGRLDIVVNNAAGNFPVPISDLSAGGFKAVVDIDLLGTFNVSKAAYDLWLREHGGAVVNISAAIQYRGMALQAHVVSAKAGVDAFSRACAIEWGPDGVRVNVIAPGAMSGTEGVRRIAGDDQHRAIQNPLRRPGSTTEVAETVLFLVSDAASYVTGAVLVVDGGGWLTASGVPDLPGYR, encoded by the coding sequence ATGACGGTCCGCCCGAGCCCATTCCGGGTGGATCTGCTGCAAGGGAAGGCGGCGCTGGTTACCGGCGGGGCCACCGGACTGGGTTTGGAGATCGCCCGGGTACTGGGCAGCCATGGCGCTCGCGTGGCCATCTGCAGCCGAAAGGAACCCAATCTTCAGGCCGCGGTTAGGACGTTGCGGGAAGAGGGGATTGAGGCTGTGTACGGCGTCTGCGACGTCCGGAGCAGTGACGAGGTCACGGTCGTCGTCGAGGACGTGCTGGCCGCATTCGGTCGACTCGACATTGTCGTCAACAACGCCGCCGGGAATTTCCCGGTCCCGATCAGCGACCTGAGCGCGGGCGGATTCAAGGCGGTGGTCGACATCGATCTGCTGGGCACGTTCAACGTATCCAAAGCGGCGTACGACCTTTGGCTGCGTGAGCACGGTGGCGCCGTCGTGAACATCAGCGCGGCAATCCAGTACCGGGGCATGGCGCTGCAGGCGCACGTCGTGTCGGCCAAGGCGGGCGTTGACGCGTTCAGCCGTGCCTGTGCGATCGAATGGGGGCCCGATGGGGTTCGGGTCAATGTCATTGCCCCCGGGGCGATGTCGGGGACCGAGGGTGTCCGCAGAATCGCCGGCGACGACCAGCACCGAGCCATCCAGAATCCGTTGCGGCGCCCCGGCTCGACCACCGAGGTCGCCGAGACGGTGTTGTTCCTGGTCAGCGATGCCGCGTCCTATGTGACGGGTGCCGTGCTGGTGGTCGACGGCGGCGGCTGGCTGACGGCCAGCGGCGTACCGGATCTGCCGGGCTATCGCTGA
- a CDS encoding long chain fatty acid-CoA synthetase Faa4p, whose product MTFPKVGQCFDIEITRDSDGWIVRVPEIAAVARASRRSAVDSVARECIAARTGIPVGYIIVYVSKETR is encoded by the coding sequence GTGACCTTCCCAAAGGTCGGTCAGTGCTTCGACATCGAGATCACTCGCGACAGCGACGGGTGGATCGTCCGGGTCCCGGAGATCGCCGCGGTCGCGCGCGCTAGCCGCCGCTCCGCGGTCGATTCGGTGGCGCGCGAATGCATCGCCGCCCGTACCGGCATCCCGGTCGGTTACATCATCGTTTACGTCTCGAAAGAGACCCGCTAG